TATGACGAATTCCCAACAAAGAATTGCGAACTCTGAACTGAAGGAACGGCAATGGCAGGTCGAGAGCATTTCAGTCGCTGGAAACCTTGGAGACCTTGGGAACATCCACGGGGAACCTGTCGATCTCGTCCATCCACGGGTTGGCGGTCTCCTCCGCCGGGTTCACCGACCGGAGCGCCCGCCACACGGCGCTGTTGCACTTGAACCCCGACCCGAAGGCGATCTGCCACACCCGGTCGCGCCGCCGGATCCTGCCCTTGGCCTCGCTGTAGGCGAGCTCGTACCAGAGCGAGCTGCTGGACGTGTTCCCGAACCGGTGCAGCGTCATCCGCGACGGCTCCATGTGCCAGTCCGTGAGCGCCAGGTTGCTCTCCAGCTCGTCCAgcacggcgcggccgccggcgtggaTGCAGAAGTGCTCGAACGCCAGCTTGAAGTCCGGGATGTACGGCCGCCGCACCCGCTTCGCCCCGAGCAGCTTCCTGGCGGCCAGCGACGCCATGAACAGCAGCTGCTCCGACAGCGGCAGCACCAGCGGGCCCAGCGTCGTGATGTTGGTCTTgagcgcgtcgccggcgacggccatCAGGTCCCGCGACAGCGACACGCCGACGCGGccctcgccgtcctcctcctgcgTCACGCACCCGAAGCACCGGTCGTCGGCGCCCTTGTGCGTGCGCACGGTGTGCACCAGCTCGTACTTGGCGCGCCGCCGGTCGGCGCCCCGGTTGGAGAGCagcaccgccgcgccacccATCCGGAACAGGCAGTTGGACACGAGCTTGGAGCGGTCGTTGCCCGAGTACCAGTTGAGCGTGATGTTCTCCGTGCTGATCACCAGCGCGTACGACCCCGGGTGCGTCTGCAGCAGGTCCTTGGCGAGGTCCACGGACAGCAGCCCGGCGCTGCAGCCCATGCCGCCGAGGTTGTAGCTCACGATGTTGCCCCGGAGCTTGTAGTGGTTCACCACTATGGCCGACAGCGACGGCGTCGGGTTGAAGAGGCTGCAGTTGACGACCAGGACGCCGATGTCCTTGGGCCGCACGCCCGTCTTGGCGAGCAGCTCGTCCACGGCGCCGAACATGACCTCCCGCGCCTCGGCGCGCGCCGCGTCCATGGACGGGCTGGGCGGCACGCTCGTGACGGCGGGGGGCAGGTACGTGTCCTCGCCGAGCCCTGAGCGCTCGAGGATCTTGCGCTGGAACTCGAGGCTGGCGTCAGAGAAGGAGCCCGTGAGGCGGGAGCAGCGCATGAAGGTGTCGCGCGAGCACCGGCGCTCGGGCCCCGGCTTGTAGCAGGCGAAGTCGACCAGGTACACGGGGCGCGGCCGGGTGAGGAAGTAGGCGGTggcgaggaagacgaggagcgcGGAGCAGGCGAGCACGGAGACGAGGTTGAGGCGGAGGTGCGCCCACAGGTCGGCGACGTCGCGCGGGGAGAGCGTGGAGAGGTGCACGGCCACGAGCGCCATCAGCGGGGTGAGCAGCAGGTACATGCCGTGGGAGATGAGGTAGTGGTACCCCAGCTTCACGTACTTGAGACGCACCGACTGCTGGAAGTCCGGCagccgccgcgacggcgacggcgcgccggccgcggcattcggtggcggcgcggggttGTCCATATGGCCCCCTGTGAAGCAGATTTCGGTCAGAAAAACGCCAAAATAAATCATTTGCAACGCAGAAATCTGGATGACTGAAACGCAACGGATCCTCCTAATTTTACCAGAACCGAGTTAATAATCAAATAAATTACCAAAAGATTTAACAAAAGTTgggaaacaaaaaaaactcaTAGGTCTCAGGCCTGGACTAAATTTCCCGCAATTTCCGCCTTTTCTGGGCAAAACAGCAGCAATTCAGAGAAGAAATGGAGCAAGAACAGGGGAATTCCCCAAGGAACTGTCACCATCTAAGACAATATGCTTCTATTCCCTGGCGGAAATGTCTAGAGATTACTGCAAACTAACAGGGCGGATCTTTCTAGTGACCCCAAGACCAAATCACGAGCACAGCTACGGGCACGGGCATCCCGAGGGGAGGAGAAGCGAAAACAGCGGGAGCAGGACGGATCAACGCGCCGCGCGACCGCACAAGCAGAGGGAAAGGTGTCTCGACGCGTACCAATCGAACGGCGCGAGCGGCCGATGACGACGATGCGATCGCCTCGAGCACCAAGCCCCGCCGGATCGGAACCGGCCAGCCGATCGGCCACCAGGCCTCGCGCGAAGGAAGATGGAGGAGTCGGGTTGGAACAGGCTGCTCCGAACAGCAGAGCAGAGgacaggagaggagaggagccgcCGCtcgttccccgccgccgcctgccggagCCGGGGTTTAATAGAGGAGAGGAGACGAGGAGGGGGAGCGGGGAAGGGGAACCCGGCGcgtgggcccacctgccagcgtcgGCCGGACGCGCGAGCGGCGTCGACCGATGGACGGCCGGATCGGGGTGGCGGGCGGCCGAACGGGCGGCCGGATGTGGGCCGGCGCCGGCTCCGTTACTTCCCGGCACGTTCCGTTCCGTCCGaacgcgggcgggcgggcgggtaaACCGTTGCGGCGCTGCTCGCTCCGTTCCGTTCCGTTGCGTGCCGGTACCCGTTCCCGGGCGCGCTTGCTACGGCCACGTGGGGCCGGCCGCTCGGAGCCGGGGCGGGGTGGCCGATGGATGGGGGCCAGCTGTCAGAGACAGCTGTGGGCAGAGCGAAACGTGGCTGGAGTGCCGGGTGTGCGGCCCGGCCGGCGTCTCGGAAACTTCCACACGTCCGTCCTCCGCCCCACGACCAGTCAGTCCCGTCACGGCGTCACCCGTCAGCGCTCGGCGACTGGACCGTGGCGTGCAGCGGCCAGCGGGAGAGGGGACGGTTGGTTGCCCGCACGTGGAGCCGCGTCGCCGCCATTCTAGAAGCAGCACCTTTGACCGGCGAGCTGTtgccggcggtggagggcggACGCGTCGTCAGGTGGGGACCGCGCGCGCGGGAGATAAACGCTCACTGTCACTCGGATAGTTCCACTGCGAAGCTTCGGccgtgtttgaaaaaaaaaacaatgcatGTATGgaatgtatggagtactaaacaaaatttatttgcgaaactttttttttacagatgggtgtaatttgtcgaaacgaatctaatgagccaagttctatcataattggctacagtgatgctacagtaaccacgccTAATCATCCTCGGATTGTACGGTCAAATGCCTCGTTAGCTACAGCAACTACTACAGTACTATAGTTCTGGAGGTGGTTTcgtaattaaattttatttaatatatctaattagtagtcaaagggctgaaaagtttttatgaaaatattttcagAGCCATCAAAAAACGGCCTTCATATGTGTGGTATCGG
This window of the Panicum virgatum strain AP13 chromosome 1K, P.virgatum_v5, whole genome shotgun sequence genome carries:
- the LOC120684526 gene encoding 3-ketoacyl-CoA synthase 11-like; protein product: MDNPAPPPNAAAGAPSPSRRLPDFQQSVRLKYVKLGYHYLISHGMYLLLTPLMALVAVHLSTLSPRDVADLWAHLRLNLVSVLACSALLVFLATAYFLTRPRPVYLVDFACYKPGPERRCSRDTFMRCSRLTGSFSDASLEFQRKILERSGLGEDTYLPPAVTSVPPSPSMDAARAEAREVMFGAVDELLAKTGVRPKDIGVLVVNCSLFNPTPSLSAIVVNHYKLRGNIVSYNLGGMGCSAGLLSVDLAKDLLQTHPGSYALVISTENITLNWYSGNDRSKLVSNCLFRMGGAAVLLSNRGADRRRAKYELVHTVRTHKGADDRCFGCVTQEEDGEGRVGVSLSRDLMAVAGDALKTNITTLGPLVLPLSEQLLFMASLAARKLLGAKRVRRPYIPDFKLAFEHFCIHAGGRAVLDELESNLALTDWHMEPSRMTLHRFGNTSSSSLWYELAYSEAKGRIRRRDRVWQIAFGSGFKCNSAVWRALRSVNPAEETANPWMDEIDRFPVDVPKVSKVSSD